In Pseudoxanthomonas sp., one genomic interval encodes:
- the hflK gene encoding FtsH protease activity modulator HflK, with amino-acid sequence MAWNTPGSGSGGSGNNGNRNSNWKPRTPQGGGGIGDVVERLRGLFGGVGGGGNPLRWVLLGIGLLVLFSSFQLIGEQERGVVLRFGQYARTMQPGPNFKFPWPIESVTKVNATGVRTFSNSLPVLTRDENIITVSFNVQYRVGDPKLFLFGTTDATRVLEQTAQSAVREVIGRSDLDAALNNRGPLSATAGTALQASLEAYRTGLVVTELSLQDARPPEAVKPAFDEVNSAQQENERVVSQARAYAAKIVPEARGDAQQIRTQAEGYKTAAIARATGDATRFSLLLDEYRNAPEVTRKRLWLDTVQQVLGNNRKVVGGDSRQLIYVPMGNSAQATAQPPAGVIPTEVLPQVESTPSSSRNSARTPRPAGREEAQP; translated from the coding sequence ATGGCCTGGAACACCCCCGGCAGCGGCAGTGGCGGATCTGGCAACAACGGCAACCGGAACAGCAACTGGAAGCCGCGCACCCCGCAGGGAGGCGGCGGCATCGGTGACGTGGTCGAACGCCTGCGCGGCCTGTTCGGCGGTGTCGGTGGCGGCGGCAATCCGCTGCGCTGGGTGCTGCTGGGCATCGGCCTGCTGGTGCTGTTCTCCAGCTTCCAGCTGATCGGCGAACAGGAGCGCGGCGTGGTGCTGCGCTTCGGCCAGTACGCCCGCACCATGCAGCCGGGCCCCAACTTCAAGTTCCCCTGGCCCATCGAAAGCGTCACCAAGGTCAACGCCACCGGCGTGCGCACCTTCAGCAACAGCCTGCCCGTGCTGACCCGCGACGAGAACATCATCACCGTCTCGTTCAACGTGCAGTACCGCGTCGGCGACCCCAAGCTGTTCCTGTTCGGCACCACCGACGCCACCCGCGTGCTGGAGCAGACCGCGCAGAGCGCCGTGCGCGAAGTGATCGGTCGCTCCGACCTGGATGCCGCCCTGAACAACCGCGGTCCGCTGTCGGCCACCGCCGGCACCGCGCTGCAGGCCTCGCTGGAGGCCTACCGCACCGGCCTGGTCGTCACCGAACTGAGCCTGCAGGACGCGCGTCCGCCGGAAGCCGTCAAGCCGGCCTTCGACGAGGTCAACAGCGCCCAGCAGGAAAACGAGCGCGTGGTCAGCCAGGCCCGCGCCTACGCCGCCAAGATCGTGCCTGAGGCGCGCGGCGACGCGCAGCAGATCCGCACCCAGGCCGAAGGCTACAAGACCGCCGCCATCGCCCGCGCCACCGGTGACGCGACCCGCTTCTCGCTGCTGCTGGACGAGTACCGCAACGCACCGGAAGTCACCCGCAAGCGCCTGTGGCTGGATACGGTGCAGCAGGTGCTGGGCAACAACCGCAAGGTCGTCGGCGGCGACAGCCGCCAGCTGATCTACGTGCCCATGGGCAACAGCGCCCAGGCCACGGCGCAGCCGCCGGCCGGCGTCATTCCCACCGAGGTGCTGCCGCAGGTCGAGAGCACCCCGTCCAGTTCCCGCAATTCGGCGCGCACGCCACGCCCGGCCGGCCGTGAGGAGGCGCAGCCATGA
- a CDS encoding methyl-accepting chemotaxis protein, translated as MTALLDAWNNRSTAFKLTLISCLSIVGLLVPSYFYLLQLNDMRAVSRTEVASLPTLDATLDVVKALNLRRGAADAQAAEANTDIAALYDKALAASAAAPHLAGSHARIRELAQQWTALKTLAHDDPALNAHVDEALQAVDTIGDESLLVYTPYPDSYHLVIASTQHLPDVSSTLAILQGDIHRRGADTEDGHRLALQETFRRELLTYAQEMDKAIALSATVSPALRSAQAAVKDAPAFRNERADAAALTGMHALLDRTETAALAELGRQSRAHLATARTKLLVGIGLVALILSLVVGASWYTVRAITRGVRYAAKVAARISQGDLEARIPSRYQDEVGQLLVSMRDMQDTIRRVVESQREMAARHEEGTISFRCDDRAFPGGFGQMVRGTNDLVASHIAVKMRLVEVIQRYAIGDLSIDMDVLPGEKAVITSAMDAAKRNLLAINADIKRLAAAAAAGDFSQRGPADRYQYDFHDMVSSLNRLMDTTDGNLSALSVLLTSVAGGDLTQEMRGDFQGVFATMRDDANATVRQLRTIVSGIQDSTVSINTAASEISSGNADLARRTELQAANLEETAASMEELTSTVRQNADSARQANTHAVSASGVAAEGGQIVARAVQMMAQIEQSSRRISEIISVIDGIAFQTNILALNAAVEAARAGEQGRGFAVVASEVRTLAQRSATAAKEIKQLIEASVERINDGSALVSDAGDSMVNVVAAVQRVSEIMSEIAAASQEQAAGIDQVNQSIVQIDETTQQNAALVEEASAAARAMEEQARDLRRSVSTFKTTHDAPAQRAYRTARMREDAVEA; from the coding sequence ATGACTGCCCTTCTCGATGCCTGGAACAACCGCAGCACCGCTTTCAAGCTCACCCTGATCTCCTGTCTCTCCATCGTCGGCCTGCTGGTGCCGTCGTACTTCTACCTGCTGCAGTTGAACGACATGCGTGCGGTCAGCCGCACCGAAGTGGCCAGCCTGCCCACCCTCGATGCGACGCTCGACGTGGTGAAGGCGCTCAACCTGCGCCGCGGCGCCGCGGATGCGCAGGCCGCCGAGGCCAACACCGATATCGCCGCGCTGTACGACAAGGCGCTGGCGGCGTCGGCGGCAGCGCCGCACCTGGCCGGCAGCCACGCGCGCATCCGGGAGCTCGCGCAGCAATGGACGGCGCTGAAGACGCTGGCGCACGACGATCCCGCGCTGAATGCGCATGTCGACGAGGCCCTGCAGGCCGTCGATACGATCGGCGATGAAAGCCTGCTGGTCTACACGCCCTACCCGGACAGCTACCACCTGGTCATCGCCTCCACCCAGCATCTGCCCGACGTCAGCTCGACCCTCGCGATCCTGCAGGGCGATATCCATCGCCGCGGCGCCGACACCGAAGATGGCCACCGGCTCGCCCTGCAGGAAACGTTCCGCCGCGAGCTGCTCACCTACGCGCAGGAGATGGACAAGGCGATCGCGCTGTCGGCGACGGTCAGCCCCGCCCTCCGCAGCGCCCAGGCCGCGGTCAAGGACGCGCCCGCCTTCAGGAACGAACGCGCCGATGCCGCGGCGTTGACCGGGATGCATGCGCTGCTCGACCGCACCGAGACCGCGGCACTGGCCGAGCTCGGCCGCCAGTCGCGCGCGCACCTGGCGACGGCACGCACGAAGCTGCTGGTCGGCATCGGCCTGGTGGCGTTGATCCTCTCGCTCGTCGTCGGCGCGTCGTGGTACACGGTGCGCGCGATCACGCGCGGCGTCCGCTACGCCGCCAAGGTGGCCGCCCGCATCTCGCAGGGCGACCTGGAGGCGCGCATCCCCTCGCGCTACCAGGATGAAGTGGGCCAGCTGCTGGTCAGCATGCGCGACATGCAGGACACGATCCGGCGCGTGGTCGAGTCGCAGCGCGAGATGGCGGCGCGGCACGAGGAAGGCACCATCAGCTTCCGCTGCGACGACCGTGCGTTTCCCGGCGGTTTCGGGCAGATGGTTCGCGGCACCAACGACCTGGTGGCGTCCCACATCGCCGTGAAGATGCGGCTGGTCGAGGTGATCCAGCGCTATGCGATCGGGGACCTATCGATCGACATGGACGTGCTGCCCGGCGAGAAGGCGGTCATCACCTCGGCGATGGACGCGGCCAAGCGCAACCTGCTGGCCATCAACGCCGACATCAAGCGCCTGGCGGCCGCCGCTGCGGCGGGCGACTTCTCGCAGCGCGGCCCGGCCGACCGCTACCAGTACGACTTCCACGACATGGTCTCCAGCCTCAACCGGCTGATGGACACCACCGACGGCAACCTGTCCGCGCTGTCGGTGCTGCTGACGTCGGTGGCCGGGGGCGACCTGACCCAGGAGATGCGCGGCGACTTCCAGGGCGTGTTCGCCACGATGCGCGATGACGCCAACGCCACCGTGCGGCAGCTCAGGACCATCGTCTCGGGCATCCAGGACTCCACCGTTTCCATCAACACGGCCGCGAGCGAGATCTCGTCCGGCAACGCCGACCTGGCGCGCCGCACCGAGCTGCAGGCGGCGAACCTGGAGGAGACGGCCGCCTCGATGGAAGAGCTGACCTCGACCGTGCGGCAGAACGCGGATTCGGCGCGCCAGGCCAATACGCACGCGGTGTCCGCGTCCGGCGTGGCCGCCGAGGGCGGCCAGATCGTGGCGCGCGCGGTGCAGATGATGGCGCAGATCGAACAGTCCTCGCGCCGCATTTCCGAGATCATTTCCGTCATCGACGGCATCGCCTTCCAGACCAACATCCTGGCCCTGAACGCGGCGGTCGAGGCGGCGCGCGCCGGCGAACAGGGCCGCGGCTTCGCCGTGGTGGCCAGCGAGGTGAGGACGCTCGCGCAGCGGTCGGCGACCGCCGCCAAGGAGATCAAGCAGCTGATCGAGGCCTCGGTGGAGCGCATCAACGATGGCTCGGCCCTGGTCAGCGATGCGGGCGATTCGATGGTGAACGTGGTGGCCGCGGTGCAGCGCGTCAGCGAGATCATGTCCGAGATCGCGGCGGCATCGCAGGAGCAGGCGGCCGGCATCGACCAGGTGAACCAGTCGATCGTGCAGATCGACGAGACCACGCAGCAGAATGCGGCGCTGGTGGAGGAAGCATCGGCGGCGGCACGCGCGATGGAGGAGCAGGCGCGCGATCTGCGGCGGAGCGTGTCGACGTTCAAGACCACGCACGACGCGCCGGCGCAGCGGGCCTACCGCACGGCACGGATGCGCGAGGACGCCGTGGAGGCGTGA
- the hflC gene encoding protease modulator HflC produces the protein MRNSLIVGIVVALLLGLMGSVYVVREGQVGLVLNLGRVVRSEIGPGLHFKLPLVETARVFDRRFTANEFPPERSLTSERKDVSVDFIAIGFIVNAADFYRATGGQPELATERLAPIIKESLRNEINSRTLTQLVSGNRNELIEKQLPGINAGAKTLGMQIVDIRFKQIDLPTDSEVIDQVYNRMRAERSQVASALRAQGAEQARIVEAQANRDVAVLLAEAERDAQKLRGEGDAEAARIYGEAANRDASFYAFQRSLEAYRASFKDGQGVIVLDKDDPFLQYMRSDR, from the coding sequence ATGAGGAATTCCCTGATCGTCGGCATCGTCGTGGCCCTGCTGCTGGGCCTGATGGGGTCCGTCTACGTGGTGCGCGAAGGACAGGTGGGCCTGGTGCTCAACCTCGGCCGCGTGGTGCGCAGCGAAATCGGCCCCGGCCTGCACTTCAAGCTGCCGCTGGTGGAAACGGCGCGCGTGTTCGACCGCCGCTTCACCGCCAACGAGTTCCCGCCCGAGCGCTCGCTGACCTCCGAGCGCAAGGACGTCAGCGTCGACTTCATCGCCATCGGCTTCATCGTCAACGCGGCGGACTTCTACCGCGCCACCGGCGGCCAGCCCGAGCTGGCCACCGAGCGCCTGGCGCCGATCATCAAGGAGTCGCTGCGCAACGAGATCAACTCGCGCACGCTGACCCAGCTGGTGTCGGGCAACCGCAACGAGCTGATCGAGAAGCAGCTGCCGGGCATCAACGCCGGCGCCAAGACCCTGGGCATGCAGATCGTCGACATCCGCTTCAAGCAGATCGACCTGCCGACCGACAGCGAAGTCATCGACCAGGTCTACAACCGCATGCGCGCCGAGCGCTCGCAGGTGGCCAGCGCCCTGCGCGCGCAGGGCGCCGAGCAGGCCCGCATCGTCGAGGCGCAGGCCAACCGCGATGTCGCGGTGCTGCTGGCCGAAGCCGAGCGCGATGCGCAGAAGCTGCGCGGCGAAGGCGATGCCGAAGCCGCCCGCATCTACGGCGAGGCCGCCAACCGCGACGCGTCGTTCTATGCCTTCCAGCGCAGCCTGGAGGCCTACCGCGCCTCGTTCAAAGACGGGCAGGGCGTGATCGTGCTGGACAAGGACGACCCGTTCCTCCAGTACATGCGCAGCGACCGCTGA
- a CDS encoding DUF2065 domain-containing protein — MSDLWSALCLVAILEGLVLFAIPGSWKRAALQLLQMSDGQVRAVGGFILIFGLTLLWVVKR; from the coding sequence ATGTCCGACCTCTGGTCCGCCCTCTGCCTGGTCGCCATCCTCGAAGGCCTGGTGCTGTTCGCCATCCCGGGCAGCTGGAAGCGCGCCGCGTTGCAGCTGCTGCAGATGTCCGACGGCCAGGTCCGCGCCGTGGGCGGCTTCATCCTGATCTTCGGGCTGACGTTGCTTTGGGTGGTGAAACGCTGA
- the hflX gene encoding ribosome rescue GTPase HflX, translating to MFERSRKGEHALLIQPHAGGRPDDGLTEEFSDLARSAGATIAALLTARIDRPNPSTLIGSGKLEEVKAAADATGADLILVNFPLSPGQERNLEKFLQRRVLDRTGLILDIFAQRARSHEGKLQVELAQLRHMATRLVRGWTHLERQRGGSIGLRGPGETQLETDRRLLQKRVEQLQKRLEKVEVQRTQMRRARVRSELPRVALVGYTNAGKSTLFNVLTGAEAYAADQLFATLDPTVRRIDLPGGAVVLADTVGFVRDLPHELVAAFRSTLSEAREADLLLHVIDAADPHREERIAQVDEVLQEIGAGDLPQMLVFNKIDRIEGAAPRHDQPDPGVDEGEAPSAGMGRERVWLSARDGQGIDLLRGALAQRLGFQRVRGELHLPANSARLRSRLHALGAVLAEDFEENGWRVTVDLALADAQRLASQAGGHPLEALLPQAEREEWQ from the coding sequence TTGTTTGAAAGATCCCGCAAGGGCGAGCATGCGCTGCTGATCCAGCCGCATGCCGGCGGCCGTCCCGACGACGGCCTCACCGAAGAGTTCAGCGACCTGGCGCGCTCGGCCGGCGCCACCATCGCCGCGCTGCTGACCGCGCGCATCGACCGTCCCAATCCCTCCACGCTGATCGGCAGCGGCAAGCTGGAGGAAGTGAAGGCGGCCGCCGACGCCACCGGCGCCGACCTGATCCTGGTCAACTTCCCGCTCTCTCCCGGCCAGGAACGCAACCTGGAGAAGTTCCTGCAGCGCCGCGTGCTGGACCGCACCGGCCTGATCCTGGACATCTTCGCCCAGCGCGCACGCAGCCACGAAGGCAAGCTGCAGGTGGAACTGGCGCAGCTGCGCCACATGGCCACCCGGCTGGTGCGCGGCTGGACCCACCTGGAGCGGCAACGCGGCGGCTCCATCGGCCTGCGTGGTCCGGGCGAAACCCAGTTGGAAACCGACCGCCGCCTGCTGCAGAAGCGCGTCGAGCAGCTGCAGAAGCGGCTGGAGAAAGTCGAAGTGCAGCGCACGCAGATGCGCCGGGCCCGCGTGCGCAGCGAGCTGCCGCGCGTGGCGCTGGTCGGCTACACCAATGCCGGCAAGTCCACCCTGTTCAACGTGCTGACCGGTGCCGAGGCCTACGCCGCCGACCAGCTGTTCGCCACCTTGGACCCGACCGTGCGCCGCATCGACCTGCCCGGCGGCGCGGTGGTGCTGGCCGACACCGTCGGCTTCGTCCGCGACCTGCCGCACGAGCTGGTCGCCGCGTTCCGCTCCACCTTGAGCGAAGCGCGCGAAGCCGACCTGCTGCTGCACGTCATCGATGCCGCCGACCCGCACCGCGAGGAGCGCATCGCGCAGGTCGACGAGGTGCTGCAGGAGATCGGCGCCGGCGACCTGCCGCAGATGCTGGTGTTCAACAAGATCGACCGCATCGAAGGCGCCGCCCCGCGCCACGACCAGCCCGACCCGGGCGTGGACGAAGGCGAGGCGCCCAGCGCCGGCATGGGTCGCGAGCGCGTCTGGCTGTCCGCACGCGACGGGCAGGGCATCGACCTGCTGCGCGGCGCGCTGGCGCAGCGGCTGGGGTTCCAGCGCGTGCGCGGCGAGCTGCACCTGCCGGCCAACTCCGCCCGCCTGCGCTCGCGCCTGCACGCGCTGGGCGCGGTGCTGGCCGAGGATTTCGAAGAGAACGGCTGGCGCGTCACCGTCGACCTCGCCCTGGCCGACGCCCAGCGCCTGGCCTCGCAGGCCGGCGGCCATCCGCTGGAGGCGCTGCTGCCGCAGGCGGAGCGGGAGGAGTGGCAGTAG
- a CDS encoding adenylosuccinate synthase, protein MGQSVVVLGAQWGDEGKGKIVDLLTEEIGAVVRFQGGHNAGHTLVIGGKKTVLHLIPSGILRPDALCLIGNGVVLSPAALIKEIDELESAGVEVRSRLKISPATPLIMPYHIALDQAREKAAGGKAIGTTGRGIGPAYEDKVARRGIRVADLHYPKQLEELLRTALDYHNFVLTKYLGVDAVDFQKTYDEALAFGEYVQPMKSDVAGILHDLRKQGKRVLFEGAQGALLDIDHGTYPYVTSSNTTVGGAFAGTGVGADAIDYVLGICKAYATRVGGGPFPTELDDEVGQGIRDRGQEYGASTGRPRRCGWMDIVALKRAVAINGISGLCITKLDVLDGMKTLKICIAYEYRGKRTEYAPLDAGGWEECTPVYLEFPGWDENTHGITEWDKLPPAARAYLRALEELSGCPLAIVSTGPDRDHTMVLQDPFA, encoded by the coding sequence ATGGGTCAGTCAGTCGTCGTTCTCGGCGCCCAGTGGGGCGATGAAGGCAAGGGCAAGATCGTCGATCTGCTCACCGAGGAAATCGGAGCCGTCGTCCGTTTCCAGGGCGGCCACAATGCCGGCCATACGCTGGTGATCGGGGGCAAGAAGACCGTCCTGCACCTGATCCCGTCCGGCATCCTGCGCCCCGATGCACTGTGCCTGATCGGCAACGGCGTGGTGCTGTCGCCGGCCGCGCTGATCAAGGAAATCGACGAACTGGAATCGGCCGGTGTGGAAGTGCGTTCGCGCCTGAAGATCTCCCCGGCCACGCCGCTGATCATGCCGTACCACATCGCCCTGGATCAGGCGCGCGAGAAGGCCGCCGGCGGCAAGGCCATCGGCACCACCGGCCGCGGCATCGGTCCGGCGTACGAGGACAAGGTGGCGCGCCGCGGCATCCGCGTGGCCGACCTGCATTACCCCAAGCAGCTGGAAGAGCTGCTGCGCACGGCGCTGGACTACCACAACTTCGTGCTCACCAAGTACCTGGGCGTGGACGCCGTCGACTTCCAGAAGACCTACGACGAAGCCCTCGCCTTCGGCGAGTACGTGCAGCCGATGAAGTCCGACGTCGCCGGCATCCTGCACGACCTGCGCAAGCAGGGTAAGCGCGTGCTGTTCGAAGGCGCGCAGGGTGCGCTGCTCGACATCGACCACGGCACCTATCCCTACGTCACCAGCTCCAACACCACCGTCGGCGGCGCGTTCGCCGGCACCGGCGTGGGCGCGGACGCCATCGACTACGTGCTGGGCATCTGCAAGGCCTACGCCACGCGCGTGGGTGGCGGTCCGTTCCCGACCGAACTGGACGACGAAGTGGGTCAGGGCATCCGCGACCGCGGCCAGGAATACGGCGCCTCCACCGGCCGTCCGCGCCGCTGCGGCTGGATGGACATCGTCGCGCTGAAGCGCGCCGTCGCCATCAACGGCATCTCCGGCCTGTGCATCACCAAGCTCGACGTGCTGGACGGCATGAAGACGCTGAAGATCTGCATCGCCTACGAATACCGCGGCAAGCGCACCGAATACGCGCCGCTGGATGCCGGCGGCTGGGAAGAGTGCACGCCGGTGTACCTGGAATTCCCGGGCTGGGACGAGAACACCCACGGCATCACCGAGTGGGACAAGCTGCCGCCGGCCGCGCGGGCCTACCTGCGCGCGCTGGAGGAACTGTCCGGCTGTCCGCTGGCCATCGTCAGCACCGGTCCCGACCGCGACCACACGATGGTGCTGCAGGACCCGTTCGCGTAA
- the hfq gene encoding RNA chaperone Hfq, which produces MSKGQSLQDPFLNALRRERVPVSVYLVNGIKLQGTIESFDQFVVLLRNTVSQMVYKHAISTVVPARNVRVGPGGGYVQQGDEDAEGGDDETA; this is translated from the coding sequence ATGTCCAAGGGGCAATCCCTGCAGGATCCTTTCCTGAATGCACTGCGGCGCGAGCGCGTCCCGGTGTCGGTCTACCTGGTCAACGGCATCAAGCTGCAGGGCACCATCGAATCCTTCGACCAGTTCGTGGTCCTGCTGCGCAACACGGTCAGCCAGATGGTCTACAAGCACGCCATCTCCACCGTGGTGCCGGCGCGCAACGTGCGCGTGGGCCCGGGCGGCGGCTACGTGCAGCAGGGTGACGAAGACGCGGAAGGCGGCGACGACGAAACCGCGTGA
- a CDS encoding sensor histidine kinase, giving the protein MGASCTGRRRDWLGRVFGLLCLHAWSTAAAPQDVVDYHRSTWTQRDGAPPDIWSLAQDRSGPLWLGTGVGLYQFDGLRFERYNPPQGQGFASSNITALLSDRRGRLWIGFYPGGISVLDGGRLRHYPPSPHLPSGLVMRIVEDRAGRIWVASFTGLYRFDGRTWQRIGAETGFPHAYADDVLLDSHGTLWVAAGNGLMYLPPDGARFVPTGVATGLYASLLETPGGALWVSDGVHGTRSLALAAPDRARAPGFGHFASMRLDRQGALWGTDRRRGGVVRVAQLDAFARGHALREQDATAIIREPDGLASDRAIPVLADREGSIWVGTNMGLHRFRPSRVQALQDERLSQDGVYGLAFSPAHGLLVSSERQLYRVEGDDRLTWLAESPGKRIYAVQAVGQRVYAPTWDRVYEYTTAGLRDLHMPGDGKLGAVAGDGAEGLLAMREGEGLFHFDGHAWRHVGAGLIPAGGATSLLRDTDGSVWIGYTGSRLVHWRNGALRTFGGRDGLDIGTVSALARVAAGLLAGGESGVALLRDGQVRALQAGDRTRLNGITGLHAGSDGGVWLSGVNGVLQVPAEVLARAPDSGHLDGRLYDTADGMPGIAQQSALASTAVADGAGRLWFTTNQGLAMIDPARRHHNPVVPTASIRGLAAGSVEYAPEDGRDFAPGTRDIQIRYGASSLAYPEQVRFRYRLEGFDEAWQQAGNRRVAYYTNLPPGDYRFQVQAANESGVWSPQSATLAFSVAPSFVESWWFMTLCGLSLVAAVYAAYLWRLRRVAHRMRMRYEERHRERERIARELHDTLLQSFQGLLLRFQAVASGLRDDDPVRVALEQAMDRGEEAIVEGRERVRSLRMPAASVSEPLPSALERVGRELAQLHPAAFGVSADARLPALDPVVRDEIYWIGREALCNAFRHAGATRIQVEIRASRGRVVLRIRDDGRGLDEDVRRAGARDDHWGLRGMRERAHDIGARLRITSRPGKGTQVELAVSRGATARTREARAPGRRGGNVPQHP; this is encoded by the coding sequence ATGGGCGCTTCTTGCACGGGGCGGAGACGTGACTGGCTGGGGCGGGTGTTCGGCCTGCTGTGCCTGCACGCGTGGTCGACGGCGGCGGCACCGCAGGACGTGGTGGACTACCACCGCAGCACATGGACCCAGCGCGACGGCGCGCCGCCGGACATCTGGAGCTTGGCGCAGGATCGCAGCGGGCCGCTGTGGCTGGGGACCGGCGTGGGTCTCTACCAGTTCGACGGCCTGCGCTTCGAGCGCTACAACCCGCCGCAGGGGCAGGGCTTCGCGTCCAGCAACATCACCGCGCTGCTGAGCGACCGCCGCGGCCGGCTGTGGATCGGCTTCTATCCGGGCGGCATCAGCGTGCTGGACGGCGGCCGGCTGCGCCATTACCCGCCGTCGCCCCACCTGCCGTCCGGCCTGGTGATGCGCATCGTCGAAGACCGGGCGGGGCGCATCTGGGTGGCCTCGTTCACCGGCCTGTACCGCTTCGATGGCCGGACCTGGCAGCGGATCGGTGCGGAAACCGGGTTTCCCCATGCCTATGCCGACGACGTGCTGCTGGATTCGCACGGCACCCTGTGGGTGGCCGCCGGCAACGGCCTGATGTACCTGCCGCCGGACGGCGCGCGGTTCGTGCCGACCGGCGTCGCCACCGGGCTCTACGCCTCCCTGCTGGAAACCCCCGGCGGCGCGCTGTGGGTGTCGGATGGCGTGCACGGCACGCGTTCGCTGGCGCTGGCGGCGCCCGACCGGGCGCGGGCGCCCGGCTTCGGTCATTTCGCCTCGATGCGGCTGGATCGGCAGGGCGCGTTGTGGGGCACGGACCGGCGCCGGGGCGGGGTGGTGCGGGTGGCGCAGCTGGACGCCTTCGCCCGCGGCCACGCGCTGCGCGAGCAGGACGCCACCGCGATCATCCGCGAGCCCGACGGCCTGGCGTCGGACCGCGCCATTCCGGTGCTGGCCGATCGCGAGGGCAGCATCTGGGTGGGCACCAACATGGGCCTGCACCGGTTCCGTCCCAGCCGCGTGCAGGCGCTGCAGGACGAGCGGCTGAGCCAGGACGGCGTGTACGGCCTGGCGTTCTCGCCGGCGCACGGCCTGCTGGTGTCGAGCGAGCGCCAGCTGTACCGGGTCGAGGGCGACGACCGCCTGACGTGGCTGGCCGAATCCCCGGGCAAGCGGATCTACGCCGTGCAGGCGGTGGGCCAGCGCGTGTACGCCCCCACCTGGGACCGCGTGTACGAGTACACCACCGCCGGACTGCGCGACCTGCACATGCCGGGTGACGGAAAGCTGGGCGCGGTGGCGGGCGACGGCGCCGAAGGGCTGCTGGCGATGCGCGAAGGCGAGGGCCTGTTCCACTTCGACGGCCATGCGTGGCGCCATGTGGGGGCCGGCCTGATTCCCGCGGGCGGGGCGACCTCGCTGCTGCGCGACACCGACGGCTCGGTCTGGATCGGCTACACCGGCAGCCGCCTCGTGCACTGGCGCAACGGCGCGCTGCGCACGTTCGGCGGCCGCGACGGGCTGGACATCGGTACGGTGTCGGCGCTCGCGCGCGTGGCCGCGGGCCTGCTGGCGGGCGGAGAGAGCGGCGTGGCGCTGCTGCGCGACGGCCAGGTGCGCGCGCTGCAGGCCGGCGACCGCACGCGATTGAACGGCATCACCGGCCTCCATGCCGGCAGCGACGGCGGCGTGTGGCTGAGCGGGGTCAACGGCGTGCTGCAGGTACCGGCCGAGGTGCTGGCCCGCGCCCCCGACAGCGGCCATCTCGACGGCCGGCTGTACGACACCGCCGACGGCATGCCCGGCATCGCCCAGCAGTCCGCCCTGGCCTCCACCGCCGTGGCCGACGGCGCGGGCCGCCTCTGGTTCACCACCAACCAGGGGCTGGCGATGATCGATCCGGCCCGGCGCCACCACAATCCGGTGGTACCGACGGCCAGCATCCGCGGCCTGGCGGCGGGTTCGGTGGAATACGCGCCCGAGGACGGGCGCGACTTCGCCCCGGGCACGCGCGACATCCAGATCCGCTACGGCGCCAGCAGCCTGGCCTATCCGGAACAGGTGCGCTTCCGCTACCGGCTGGAGGGCTTCGATGAGGCGTGGCAGCAGGCCGGCAACCGGCGCGTGGCGTACTACACCAACCTGCCGCCGGGCGATTACCGCTTCCAGGTACAGGCGGCCAACGAGAGCGGCGTGTGGAGCCCGCAGAGCGCCACGCTCGCGTTCTCGGTGGCGCCCAGTTTCGTGGAGTCGTGGTGGTTCATGACGTTGTGCGGGCTGAGCCTGGTGGCGGCGGTCTATGCGGCCTACCTGTGGCGGCTGCGGCGGGTGGCGCACCGCATGCGCATGCGCTACGAGGAGCGTCACCGCGAGCGCGAGCGCATCGCGCGCGAGTTGCACGACACGCTGCTGCAGAGTTTCCAGGGGCTGCTGCTGCGCTTCCAGGCGGTGGCCAGCGGCCTGCGCGACGACGATCCGGTGCGGGTGGCGCTGGAGCAGGCGATGGACCGTGGCGAGGAGGCCATCGTGGAGGGGCGCGAACGCGTGCGTTCGCTGCGCATGCCGGCCGCGTCGGTGTCCGAGCCGCTACCGTCGGCGCTGGAACGGGTCGGGCGCGAGCTGGCGCAGCTGCACCCGGCCGCGTTCGGGGTGAGCGCCGACGCGCGCCTGCCGGCGCTGGATCCGGTGGTGCGCGACGAGATCTACTGGATCGGCCGCGAGGCGCTGTGCAATGCGTTCCGCCACGCCGGGGCCACGCGCATCCAGGTGGAGATCCGCGCCAGCCGCGGGCGGGTGGTGTTGCGCATCCGCGACGACGGCCGCGGCCTGGACGAGGACGTGCGCCGCGCCGGCGCGCGCGACGACCACTGGGGCCTGCGCGGCATGCGCGAGCGTGCGCACGACATCGGCGCGCGGCTGCGGATCACCAGCCGGCCGGGCAAGGGCACGCAGGTGGAACTGGCGGTGTCGCGCGGGGCGACGGCCCGGACGCGCGAGGCGCGCGCCCCCGGGCGTCGCGGCGGAAACGTGCCGCAGCATCCCTGA